Proteins encoded by one window of Rutidosis leptorrhynchoides isolate AG116_Rl617_1_P2 chromosome 7, CSIRO_AGI_Rlap_v1, whole genome shotgun sequence:
- the LOC139859458 gene encoding uncharacterized protein, producing the protein MKILSWNIRSFGGDESAASRVNIFKKLRVSEQPGIVVIQESKCDTVSSRFIEIIWGDSNFDFVQKPKVGKSGGLITIWDPGVFKVNESVINEFFLAIKGHWTGRDMETVIVNVYGPHNDSDKKKMWDSLEKLMSYRDVSWVVCGDFNEVRDISKRKNCEFNSRRAKMFNDFIENMELIEIPLIGKNFTRISDDGLKLSKLDRFLVSDSFLNLWGGISTFALDRNTSDHCPIILSDKNEDYGPKPFKVFNLWFEEKEVEKLITDTWKL; encoded by the coding sequence ATGAAGATTTTATCATGGAATATACGGAGCTTTGGTGGCGATGAGTCTGCTGCCAGTAGGGTTAATATTTTCAAGAAATTACGTGTGTCTGAACAGCCGGGTATAGTAGTAATTCAAGAATCCAAATGTGATACTGTTTCAAGCAGGTTCATTGAAATAATTTGGGGGGATTCTAACTTCGACTTTGTGCAAAAACCAAAGGTAGGCAAGTCTGGAGGACTCATAACCATTTGGGATCCAGGTGTTTTTAAGGTAAATGAATCGGTAATCAATGAGTTTTTCCTGGCCATAAAAGGCCACTGGACAGGTAGGGATATGGAAACGGTTATTGTTAATGTTTATGGACCACACAATGACTCGGACAAGAAGAAAATGTGGGACAGCCTGGAAAAATTAATGAGCTATCGTGATGTGTCATGGGTCGTTTGTGGGGATTTCAACGAAGTTCGGGACATCTCGAAAAGAAAAAATTGTGAATTTAACAGCAGAAGGGCAAAAATGTTCAATGATTTCATCGAAAATATGGAACTCATCGAAATCCCCCTTATTGGTAAAAACTTTACAAGAATAAGTGACGACGGCTTGAAGCTTAGCAAATTAGATCGTTTTCTTGTCTCAGATTCGTTTCTCAATTTATGGGGGGGCATTTCTACATTCGCCTTAGATCGAAATACATCCGACCACTGCCCCATTATTCTTAGTGATAAGAATGAAGATTACGGGCCCAAACCATTCAAAGTGTTCAACCTGTGGTTCGAAGAAAAAGAGGTAGAGAAACTCATCACCGACACAtggaaactgtga